From the Lolium rigidum isolate FL_2022 chromosome 2, APGP_CSIRO_Lrig_0.1, whole genome shotgun sequence genome, one window contains:
- the LOC124693532 gene encoding DNA-directed RNA polymerase III subunit 2, which produces MPPAASAPDAAAADGDPEAAPPVPTYRSLAAPVCNPVDKFALLPAFLKVRGLVKEHIDSFNYFITKGIKNIIQANNRIEARSDPSIYLRYKDIHIGVPSLQVDFRVENITPQFCRLTDRTYSAPVYVDIEYTVGKAHTLYRKSNFIIANMPIMLRSYACVLNGKDEAELARYGECPLDPGGYFVVKGTEKVVLIQEQLSKNRIIIDTDNKGRVIASVTSSTHEVKSKTVIVMDKEKIYLQLNRFTKPIPIIVVMKAMGIETDQEVVQMVGRDPRYGDLLYLSLQECATERIYTQQQALRYMDDKALPGAGNIKDGQAKVLLRDVFVAHVPVKNGNFRPKCIYTAVMLRRMLDAILNSDTFDDKDYVGNKRLELSGQLVSLLFEDLFKTMNEFVMLRMNKNSDMARSSPLDFSQLIQQDTTITSGLERAISTGNWDIKRFKMHRKGASQVLSRLSYMASLGYMTRITPQFEKTRKTSGPRALQPSQWGMLCPCDTPEGEACGLTKNLALMTHVTTDQEEGPLMNLCYSLGVEDLSLLSGEEIHAPGSFLVMFNGLILGKHRQPQRFANSMRTFRQSGKIGEFVSIFVNEKQHCIHIASDGGRVCRPLIIADKGRSRVTEHHMKELRDGIRSFDDFLRDGLIEYLDVNEENNALIALYEHVDQDDVERSSITHIEIEPMTILGVVAGLIPYPHHNQSPRNTYQCAMGKQAMGNIAYNQLFRADSLLYLLVYAQRPLLTTKTIELVGYDKLGAGQNATVAVMSYSGYDIEDAIVMNKSSLDRGFGRCIAMKKYTVITEKSDRIAKPQRDKDGDLIKQNMRALDEDGFVAPGQIIRNHDIYVNKQTPKVATTAPGTVLTSRDYRDSPAVYKGVDGETTVVDRVMLCSDTNDKLTIKCIIRHTRRPEVGDKFSSRHGQKGVCGTIVQQEDFPFSERGICPDLIMNPHGFPSRMTIGKMIELLGGKAGVSCGRFHYGSIFGEPSGNADKVEDISHTLVKHGFSYNGKDFLYSGILGHPLQAYVFMGPIYYQKLKHMVLDKMHARASGPRVLLTRQPTEGRSHDGGLRLGEMERDCLIAYGASMLIFERLLLSSDPYQVQVCTKCGLLGYYNHKLKISFCSMCKNGENMAKMRMPYACKLLFQELQAMNVVPRLKLTEG; this is translated from the exons GTTAGAGGCCTTGTGAAGGAGCACATTGACTCTTTTAACTACTTCATCACCAAAGGAATAAAGAACATCATCCAGGCAAACAACCGAATTGAAGCGCGCAGTGATCCATCCATTTATCTTAG GTACAAAGATATACACATTGGCGTGCCCTCGTTACAAGTAGATTTTAGAGTTGAGAATATCACCCCACAATTTTGCCGCCTAACTGATCGCAC CTATTCTGCCCCTGTGTATGTTGATATTGAGTACACTGTCGGAAAGGCACATACGTTGTACAGGAAG TCAAATTTCATCATTGCGAACATGCCTATTATGCTTCGAAGTTATGCCTGTGTGTTGAATGGAAAGGATGAAGCTGAACTAGCGAGATATG GCGAGTGTCCTCTTGATCCTGGTGGTTACTTCGTTGTGAAAGGAACCGAAAAG GTCGTCCTAATACAAGAACAACTATCAAAGAATCGTATTATTATCGACACCGATAATAAAGGAAG GGTTATTGCATCTGTTACCAGCAGCACACATGAAGTAAAAAGCAAGACAGTGATTGTCATGGATAAAGAGAAGATTTATCTACAGCTGAATCGGTTCACTAAGCCG ATTCCTATAATAGTGGTTATGAAAGCTATGGGAATTGAAACTGACCAAGAGGTTGTACAAATGGTTGGAAGAGATCCAAGATACGGTGATCTCCTATATTTGTCTCTTCAG GAATGTGCCACAGAAAGAATATATACACAACAGCAAGCTTTGCGGTACATGGATGACAAG GCGCTTCCTGGTGCAGGAAATATAAAG gacGGTCAGGCAAAAGTTCTACTTCGTGATGTTTTTGTTGCGCATGTACCG GTTAAAAATGGGAACTTCCGGCCAAAGTGCATTTACACTGCTGTAATGTTAAGGCGCATGTTGGATGCGATCTTGAACTCTGACACCTTTGATGACAAG gATTATGTTGGAAACAAGAGGCTTGAGCTGTCTGGTCAATTAGTATCCCTGCTTTTTGAG GATTTGTTCAAAACAATGAATGAGTTTGTTATGCTGCGTATGAACAAAAACAGTGACATGGCCCGTTCCAGTCCGTTGGATTTTAGCCAG TTGATACAGCAGGATACTACCATAACCAGTGGTTTGGAAAGAGCTATTTCCACGGGAAATTGGGACATTAAACGATTTAAGATGCACAGGAAAGGTGCATCACAG GTTCTGTCTAGGCTATCATACATGGCATCTTTAGGCTACATGACACGTATAACACCACAATTTGAGAAGACCAGGAAAACAAGTGGGCCGCGTGCTTTGCAGCCTAGTCAG TGGGGTATGCTTTGTCCTTGTGATACACCAGAAGGGGAGGCATGTGGATTGACAAAAAATTTAGCTTTGATGACTCATGTTACTACAGATCAAGAGGAGGGCCCACTAATGAATCTG TGTTACAGCCTAGGCGTGGAAGATTTGTCACTTCTCTCTGGAGAAGAAATCCATGCACCGGGTTCATTTCTGGTCATGTTCAATGGATTAATACTGGGGAAGCACAGGCAGCCTCAG AGATTTGCTAATTCTATGAGAACATTTCGTCAATCAGGCAAAATTGGAGAGTTCGTAAGCATTTTTGTGAATGAGAAACAg CACTGCATTCACATTGCCTCTGATGGTGGCCGTGTTTGTCGCCCACTTATAATTGCTgataagggcaggtcaagggttaCAGAGCATCACATGAAAGAACTGCGG GATGGTATTCGTTCATTCGATGATTTTCTGCGTGATGGGTTGATTGAATATCTTGACGTCAATGAAGAAAATAATGCATTG ATTGCATTGTATGAGCACGTGGATCAAGATGATGTTGAAAGAAGCAGCATCACTCACATTGAAATAGAGCCAATGACCATATTAGGAGTTGTAGCTGGACTTATTCCTTATCCACACCATAACCAATCTCCACGTAACACCTATCAG TGTGCAATGGGTAAGCAAGCGATGGGGAATATTGCGTATAATCAG TTGTTTCGAGCAGATTCTCTACTTTACTTACTAGTGTACGCGCAACGCCCCCTGCTTACAACAAAAACAATTGAGTTG GTGGGATACGATAAACTTGGGGCTGGGCAGAATGCAACTGTAGCTGTCATGAGTTATAGTGGATATGATATTGAAGATGCAATTGTGATGAACAAATCATCTCTTGATCGAGGTTTTGGTCGTTGCATAGCAATGAAAAA GTACACTGTAATAACGGAGAAATCAGACAGGATTGCTAAACCACAAAGAGATAAAGATGGTGACTTGATAAAGCAAAATATGCGG GCATTGGATGAAGATGGATTTGTTGCACCTGGTCAAATAATCCGCAATCATGATATCTATGTGAACAAGCAAACACCAAAGGTTGCCACGACAGCTCCAGGTACTGTGTTAACGAGCAG GGACTATAGAGACTCACCTGCTGTTTACAAGGGTGTTGATGGCGAGACTACTGTTGTGGATCGCGTAATGCTTTGTTCGGATACAAATGACAAATTGACCATTAAGTGTATTATCCGTCACACTAGGAGGCCAGAG GTTGGTGACAAGTTCAGTAGCAGACATGGCCAAAAAGGTGTTTGTGGCACCATAGTTCAGCAGGAAGACTTCCCCTTCTCTGAGAGAGGAATATGCCCTGATTTAATCATGAATCCTCATGGATTTCCAAG TCGTATGACAATAGGTAAAATGATTGAACTTCTTGGTGGAAAGGCTGGTGTTTCTTGCGGTCGGTTCCATTATGGCAGTATATTTGGTGAACCAAGTGGTAATGCTGATAAGGTTGAAGACATAAG CCATACACTTGTCAAGCACGgcttcagctataatggaaaagaTTTCCTATACTCAG GCATTTTAGGCCATCCTCTTCAGGCATATGTCTTCATGGGGCCAATCTATTACCAAAAACTGAAGCACATG gttctcgataagatGCATGCTCGAGCTAGTGGACCACGAGTACTACTGACCAGGCAACCTACTGAAGGCCGAAGTCATGATGGAG GCCTGCGTCTTGGTGAGATGGAGCGTGATTGTTTAATTGCATATGGTGCTAGCATGCTAATCTTTGAACGTCTTCTGCTATCCAGTGATCCATATCAAGTCCAG GTTTGCACAAAATGTGGTCTGTTAGgatattacaatcataaactgaaGATTTCATTCTGTTCAATGTGCAAGAATGGAGAAAACATGGCCAAGATGAGGATGCCGTATGCTTGCAAGCTTTTGTTCCAG GAACTGCAGGCGATGAATGTTGTTCCACGCTTAAAGCTGACAGAAGGATAA